A segment of the Mangrovimonas sp. YM274 genome:
TCTGCATATTTATAAATGTTTTGGTAGGCTATTAATATCTTAGATTTTTTAGAATGCGGTAATTCATTATGTTTGGTAATAATAATTTTGGTGTTTTTATTTTTCCAAAATTCCAAATAATGAAAGAGTTTATCCAAATCCTTGTTTGAAGGTTCATTCCAATTAAAAAAGGCTTCTGGCCACTGTATATGTATAATATCATACTGCTTAGAGGTATCAAAAAAATTAGTTATTGAAAAATCATAATCTAAGCTTTCAATATTACTAACTATTATATCTAAATAACTATTCTCTTGATTGGGGGAATTGGAAATAAAATTTTCATCTACTAACCCTAATTTTCTTTTAACCTTTCAATTTCAACCATCATTTCGTCTGTTTTTTTCTGAACTAAATTAGAATCACTCAATTGAAAATTAATAGAACCAAGATCACTACTTTTTAACTGTTTAATTAATTGATTTTCTTTTACTTTTTTAAAGTTAAGCCTTTTTAAATTATTTTCTACAACTCTAATATATCTATTGTAATCTAATTTAATATGATTATGTTTTAACCCCATAGAAAACAACCAGTCCGACCATTTAAATTCTGATACATAATTCTGTTCATGAAAATGGGAAAAGTATTTAAAACGCAACCAAGGCACTTGGAAGGCATCTGCTAAAATGGCTCCATGCATGGCTTCAGTAAGTAAAAACTCAGACTCTAATATTTGATCCATTATAACCTCTACATCATCATAAGAAGGATCGATGAAATGATATCCCAAGGTATCACAAACATGTTTCCAATCTACGCGGTTTAACGATCTAAAATGGGGCATTACGGATATCTTATGTTTTTTTATAGGCTTCTTGTTTTTAAAATAAGAAGTTTCTCGTATTAAATAAGCTGGGTCTGTAATATACTTTATATCCTGATTTATTTGATTCTTAATACATACAGCAGAAAAAGGACCTCGAACGAATCTAAATTTCCAATTATCATCAAATTTTGGAACTTTATCCATAAATCTAATACCGGATCCGAAAACAATCTTATCCTCTTGGTTAGTATTTAAGCCTTTACTATTAAAAAAATCATCTGACAATATTGTACCGATAACCAATAAATCCGTATCTAATTGAATTGATTTCGCATGCGGAATTAATTCATAGATGATATAAGGGTTTAGATCATCTCCAAAATTTGGGATATCTCCTTTAAAATAACATAAATTCATTCAAAGATTTTTTAAGTAAGTGATAATTTATCAAAATGATTTGTCTTTATGTAAGATCTTAAGCCTTTTTTAAAGCATTATACATTTGTAATGATTTTTTTAATGAGTGATGCTTTAAAGCACTTAAAATAGATCGCTTTATTTTCTTTTTCACTAAAGCAATGGCTTGTTGTTTCTCGTCATCTTTCAGTGGACTATCATGAGCATTCAAATGCTCTAAACTATTTAACAAGTACTTAAATGGCACATAAGGATCTGTACGATTATCATTCATTTGCTGATCCTCATGCTCTCTATGCCAAACGATACCAGGTGGCATTAATACAACATTAAATTGTTTTGATAAAATATGCCATAATTCAAAATCCCCCAAATGCTGTTTGCCACTAAAACATCCAGATTCTAAAAATTTCTCTCGATTTATAATGGAGGAAAGAGGTGCGCGTTCGAAAATCGGAAGTTCAAAATAATGTTTAAAATATGCTTCCTCTGGAGACAACTGATATGGGTATATATTTAATTTATCCTGCTTTATAGAACAAAGTCCAAATCCAGCTTCCGGAAATTGCTCCATATAAAACACCAATTGTTCCAATCCATAAGGATAAATCATGTCATCCGCATCGACATATTTTAAATATTTACCATTCGCATAAGAAGCGGCCTGATTACGATTTGGATAATCACCTAAATTTTTTTCATTAATATAAACTTTTATACGCTCATCATTTCTTTCAAAAGATCTAGCAATTGAAACAGAATCATCCTTAGAACGATCGTCAACTATAATCAATTCCCAATTTTTATAGGTAGAGTCTACAACAGATTGTATCGCTTCTGCTATATATTTTTCTCGATTATAAACCGTCATTAAAACGGATACTAATGGATTGGTATTCATAACTTATTTAATATCGCTTCAATTTCAGCGTAATTTTTAATGGAAGACTTTAAATTAGTTTCATTCATTTTTTTTACACTAGCTTGAACAGGATAAGATTTTACACCAATATATTCGAAAATACGATTACATACCTCCTGATGATTTTCCAATTGCAATAAATCCTTTTCATACGATACGGGTATATGTGGGATATTTTGTAAACACGCCTTTTCCATTGCAGAAAATTTACGTCTCCAAAGTACGGATTTTTCAAACTGCACGGGATCTACATACAGTTTTTCAGAAGTCTCCTTTTTTACTATTTCTTCTTTTTCCACAAACCATGTCCCCATACTAAAGGCTTTAAATGAAGACACATTATGAGCCATTTCGTCCTCTCTATAAAGAAATATAAACTTCCAGCCTTTTTTATGAAGACGATCTAACAGCTTTTTAATGTTTTTAATTTTTTGATCAGAAAACAATTGATATACTTTTACCTTAAATCCATATATAGGCTTTCCTGATGTACTCGGCTTTCTAGCATTGCTCTCTATATATTTTTCAGGAAATAAAAATATTGGAGATTGTTTACTTCCAAAAATTTCCTGATCGCAAAAAATATCTGGGTGCTGATCTAAAAGTTTTGTTAACAATGTACTTCCTGATCGTCCTTGACCAAAAACGATAAATTTAACCTGTTTGGAATTCTGGCTTTTAAGTAAGTGTCTGTAATGATACCAATGTGTCAATACTGCTTTCAGTCCATTTTTTTTTATTAATTCTAGTAATCTATTCATAATTACTTTTAGTAGTTAAAAACAATCTATATATATTAATACTTTGCTCTGTAATGCATCTTAAACCCTCTAAAATAACCTGGGTGCCTTAAATCTATTAAGCGAGCTATAATCCTAAAAGCTAAAGCACTATTTAACTTTAAACTTCTATATACAAGACTAATCCAAGTATTCCAATTCTCGGCAATAGACTTTGAAAATTTATTATTGGTGCTTTTAAATGTATCTAGGATTGGCTTTAAGGCTTCATTTCTTAAACACGACACGGTATCCCGAACCAAGTATTTATGTAAGGCACGCAGTTGTTTTGGATCTATAACGACTTTTAACAATTTATTAATCAGTTCAATTCTATTTTGAAACTTAGCTACAGAACTATGTCCTCCGCTAATCCTACCCGACTCATTATCATCTCTCCTCACAAAATAATCTGGCTGTACATCAATCTTCGAATACTTTGGATGCTTTAATAAGCTATGAATGTGAAATTCCCAATCTTGAGAACTAGCAGCGGTTTCATCAAACTTTAAACCTTGCTCCAATAAGTAACTACGTTTCCAGATAGGTCCCGTTGTTTGCCAAACCACATCGCCTCTTAAAAAACGAAGTAAATCATTTTCTTCTGTAAACTTATTCCATAAGCGATCGGAATCCTCTATTTCCCTATTAAAAAATGCGCCCGGAAATACCAAAAAGTCACAATCATTTTTAGTCCAAAAAAAGGTAAGTCTATTTTCTAATGCATCTGGCCTTAAAATATCATCGGAATCTAAAAACATAACATAAGTACCGATGGCCTGATTTAAACCTATATTTCTACAAACCGGCGCCCCCTTAACGTTAGAATATGCTTCTCTATAATATATCTTAATTCTACAATCTTGACTTGATAAAGTACTTAATACATCACGTGTGTTATCTTTAGAACCGTCATCCACTAAAAGAAGTTCCCAGTTAGAATAAGTTTGCTTAAAAACGGATTGTATCGTTTCTCCTACAACGTCTGCTCTATTATACACAGGTACAACTATACTAACAGTTATCATCTCCTTCAAAAATTTCATTATACCAACACTGTTCGTTTTCTAAACTAAAATGTTCTCTAACATGTTTTTGTGCATTCCGACTATGTAAAGACATTAAATTAGTATCATTGTAATAATTTAAAAAATAATTCGCCTGCGCCTCAACATCAAAGGGTTGGAATAAGAATCCTGTTTCATTATGAACAACCGTTTCTTTGGTGCCTCCGGAAGCTCCCGTAATTACCGGAATGCCAAAACTCATAGCTTCTATAATAGACACCCCAAACGCTTCTTCCTGTCCTGTTAGTTGACCTATACAGTTATGCGCTACAAAAACGGAAGCGTGTTTGAACAATTCCTGAGCCTTATTATAATCTACAGCCCCCAAAATTTCAATATCTTCCTTGTAATCAGAAACCAAACGCATAAGTTCAAGAGTTTCTCTTAAAGCTCCGTCTCCAGCAAATATCAATTTTGCCTTCATCCCCTTTGCGCAAGCCATTTCAAAAGCCTTCAATACCAAATGGGGTCCTTTAAAATCCACTAATCTACCCAGATATAGTAAGGTGTAATACTCCGGTAATTTACGAAAATCATTATGCTCTATGCCAAAATGCTTCATTCGTATTTTAGCTTCTGAAACACCAATATCTCTTAGCTTCTGAACCGTATTTGCTGAATTAGCTATAAAACAAACATCCTTAGAAAGGTCTAAAACATCTGTTTTATATGTTTCTGAAAAAGATGCTTCTCTTGGGTTACTCGATTTTCTCAAATCCCAGGTCACATCGTAGCCATGACAATACACAAAACAATCTTTATTAGACCGTTTAATAACATCCTTAAAATTTAGTGTGAAATCTATATAATGAAACAATATGGTGTCGCATTGTGATTTAGAAAGCAAGTGCTCCAATTTAGATCGTTTATACTCCAGAATATCTTTTCTAAATACTTTCGATAATACCTTATATTTTATTTGATATTCCAAAGCCAAAGACCGCACTGGCACACCGTACAATTCAGTTAAATCGCAGTCGCCCATAACCAAAACTTGTTCCACATCTGCTTTCAGCAATTCAATCTGGCGTTTCAACCAATGCTCAGAATATATACCTAGTTGCCTGGCTACAATTATTACTTTCAAACTGTTAACTTAAATTAGGATAGATTAATCTAAAGTATTGTTTAAATCCCTTTTTTATGACATTGCCAAAAGGAGCTTGCGTAATTTTAGGATTAAATACAAATCGCCTTAACGCCTTCTGTTCTTTTTCTGAAAAATAGGTGTTACGTATCAGAGGAATTTCTTTACGACTATAAGTATCATATTGTACTTCACTCAGTCCGCCCAATAAATAATTTGCAATGATAAAATCTGTATTTAAAACTTTAGGGGTATATCTTGAGAATGCATGTAACAACCATTCAAAATCCGCCTTTATTTTATATTTTATTTTAAATAAATTATCTTGAAACAGACGTCTATGACAAAATAAGGCTTGATGACACACCATTTTATGAAATAGCTCAATTTTATCCAAATTAGTTTTTGGGCGGATCGCAGATGCTCCCGTTTCCTCATTTACATCATTTACATTACCGTAAATAATGTCGGTTTTTTTACTATCTAATAGTTTTGTAATATGGTCTAAAACCTCCGCATTATAAAACGTATCACCAGAATTTAAAAAATATAAATAGTCTCCAGACCCTTTGGCAATGCCTTTATTCATAGCATCATAAATGCCCATGTCGGGTTCACTCACCCAGTAATCTATTTGATCTGAATATTGCTCAATTAAAGCCTTACTTCCATCTGTTGACCCCCCATCAATCACAATATACTCAAAATCCTGATAGTTTTGAGAAAAAACACTTTCAAAGGTATTTTTTAACTCTAAGACATTATTGTAGTTAATGGTAATTATGGATACATATGTCTTACTCATTTTTCATAATATTATAACTAATAACATATTCACTTTTTTCGCAAATATCCCTCTAGTAAATTCTTATATTTTTTTCAAATTGACTGATAATAGTTTCTTACAATCGCTATTATATTAATTGTTCAGTACGTACCTGTATGTCTTATAATGATTATTTTTACTGGATAACAGAATATAATTATCCTTAGATTTTGCTATCATAAATCTAAATAGGGAAGGAAAATATCTAATATTTTTTTGATAGAAATACCTATACAAAGTACAGTAATACATAGTCAAAGGCATAAGACCTAAATCAAGTTTATAAATACATTCTTGTATCGATCTAATGACATTGTTGTCTTTTAATTTTTTATTAAAAATATAGTTCTTAATAATTGAGGCTATAAGAGGTTTTAAAGTCTCTTTAGGACACTCAGGATTCCCACCGTATTTCTCTAATATGTAAAGCCATAATCTGACCTTTCTAACATCCCCCTTAATATCATTACCTATATTTCCCAGAGAATGGAATCGCCACAAACAATCTGGTTCTAATCGATTGTTAGAGTATTCAAAACTTAAGTTACTTATAAGACAATTAACATGAAAATCAATATCCTGAAACCCCTCCAAATTTTCATCCCAAACCAGGCCATGCTCCAGTATGCTCTGCTTTTTATAGGTTGGATTTAATGTATTCCAAGGTATCCTTGCTCTAAAAAACTCTTCTATTGTGTTTTCTTTATCATTTTTAGAAGAGATTAAATAATAATCCTTTTGATTGCTAATTGGATATTCTCCTCTTAAACCCGGTGTCACACAAAAATCTAGTTTCGGTTTAGATTCCATAAAATCAACCCTAGATTCTAAGGCATGAGAAAATAAGATATCATCTGAATCTAGAAATATAATATATTTCCCCTTAGCATTTTCTAGACCGATATTCCTACAGGTTGGTGCGCCCTTTGGTAAACGGTCCCGTTCTAGAAGTCTAAAACGTCCATCTTTCTCAATATAACTTTTAACAATTGAATTTGTAAAATCTGTAGAACCATCGTCTACAACAAGACATTCCCAATTTTGAAAAGATTGTTCTAAAATTGAATCTAACGTCTGACTAATTAATTTCTCTCTGTTATATGCGGGTATAACAATAGAAATCAAACCCACTTCACTATTTCTTTTCATACTTATAAAGATGATTTATTAATTCAATATTATATTGAGAAAAGATTTCTTGTTTAAAAATGTCATTTGATAGAACTAAATATAACTGATAAAAAACTTATAGAGTTATTATTAATGAAATACATAATAAAAAAGTAATATTTATAAAACGCTCCTCCACCTTAAACTTTCAACTTACCACCATCTCCATCCACTTTATCAAACAATTTTAAAGATAACTTATCTATTTTAACTTGTTTGTCCAGTTCCTTATGATTGTTAGCATATACAAACTTGAGCATAATTGTATTAACCAAAATTCTTCGATATAAAAACGATTTTTTGAACTTGTTCTTTTTTAGTTGCAAAACCGCACCTTTTAGAATTTCGTTTTTGAGGTAGTTCCTATTTTTATCTTTTCTTACCTGTGGCCTGTCGTGATATATTCTAGATTGCGACACTACAAAAACCTCCATTCCCGCTCGTTTTACCCTTGCATAAAAATCATCATCCTCCCCATACATTTCAAATATTGGATCGAAACCACCAATTTGCTCTATACAGATTCTAGGTAATAACCACGCAGCAGCATTAACAAATCCAGACTTATAATAGGGTTTCAAATTGTTCAAATATAAATCAGACAGAAAGTGCGGCGTATTATTACCACTTAAATAATTTTGAAACCCACGATCTATACTAGTCCCCGAACCACTTAAATGCAACGGGCTTAAAATACCCACATCCTCAGTCTTTACACTGTTATATACATCAATAAGTTTGCATAATGTATCCCGTTCTATCCAAGCATCCTGATTCAACAAAAAAGCAAAATCGTAGTTCTTCTCCAAAACTCGCTTTAAACCAATATTATTAGCTTTTCCAAACCCCAAATTTTCACTTGGCTCTATAACCTTTACTTTAGGAAATTTTCCTTTAATTAAGCTTACCGTATTATCTGTAGACCCATTATCAATAACCAAAACATCTACGGCAATACTTGAATCTTGAAGACTCGAAAAACACCTGTCCACCCATTTCGCACCATTATAGGTCACTATAATTGTTAAGATTTTCATTTAAATTTCTTAACTAATTTATTCTTTATAATTTCTATTTGACAAGGGTACTTATAATTTAATAATTCAATATCTTTACCATAGATACTTCTTACTAGTTTAATTTGACTTCTACTATAAAAATCATAGTAAGAAAGCTTTTTGTTATTTCGTTTTTCAAAATACTCCTTATTTGAATTAATCTTTAAAATGGATTTAATTTTGTCAAAATCCATTTTAAAATTTTCAAATCTTCCCACCATATCAAGAGTGTAACTTTCATTTTCTTTGAAATCAAAAAAATCCGTTTGAGGCATTAAATGATCCCCTCTATAAATTTTATCCGAGTTATCTCTCAATACGCCTTCAAAATTATTTTGTTTCAAAAGGAAATCTTCAAAACTCCCTTTAATCTTTACATCTTGTTTTACCCATAAATAATCAGAATAAGCTCTATCCCATGGATTTCTAACAAATGTAAACTTAAAATAATCCTTCCATTGATCTTCTGTAACCAAACCAAACTCTAACATTTGTTTTGCTGTTGCATGTTGCAAATGAATTCTTCTTTTTGGACACCATCCATAAAGAAATTCATAATTTGGAATTTTCCAATCCAATTTTAAACCTCCATTTAAATGGTAATTTACACTAGACCCAGCTGTTTTGGGAATATGAATAAAGATACATTTATGTTTATGTGAAATCATAATTCTATAATTAATATTTCCAACTATGATTTACATATACTCCGCCTTTTAAACCAGGTATTTTACCCGTTTTAAAATAATCCCCAGCTTCAACATCAAATTCTCCTGCAAATTCAATTTCATCCGCAACTCTTCTATTAATTAGAGCTTGCAGATGATAGTAATAAGTTCCCTCTGGTAAAGGCAAATTATCTATTAGTAAATTTACACAACCACTTTGTTCAATTCGACTTATCGGCTCAGATGAATGAAAATTATTACATACAAATCTTAAATTATCTTCGTTATCTATAACCATTAATCTAAAGATAACATTCTCAATTGGTCCCTGAATTTTGAAATAAATATCAAACTGTGCACAACACCCTGCTTGCAAATTAAGATCACTTAACCCATTATTTTTAATTTTAACATCCGAGAACTTAAGAAATCCACTACCTATCCTATCTGTTCTATCTAAAATTTTAACATTAGAATTAGAAATTCTCTGTTGCAGATATTTCTGTATCCCCTTCTCCGTATCCCCTTCAAAAACAGTCATTCCATTTTCCAAAATAACAACTTTAGAACATAAATTTTGAATACTCGCCATATTATGACTCACAAATAAAACGGTGCGTCCACCTTGTTTGGACACATCTTGCATCTTTCCTATAGCCTTTTTTTGAAACTCAGCATCGCCCACTGCCAACACTTCATCTACTATCAAAATTTCGGGTTCCAAATGCGCAGCCACAGCAAAGGCCAAACGTACATACATCCCTGAAGAATACCGTTTCACAGGCGTATCAATATAACGTTCACAACCAGCAAAATCAACAATTTCATCAAACTTTGAGGCTATTTCCTGTTTGGTCATCCCCATAATAGCCCCATTCAAAAATACATTTTCCCGGCCCGTCAATTCAGGGTGGAACCCCGTACCAACTTCCAATAGCGAAGCAATACGTCCACGAGCTTTTATACTTCCTGTGGTTGGTGCCGTCACCCGACTTAAGAGTTTTAACAAGGTGGATTTCCCGGCACCATTTTTACCGATAATGCCAAGAACTTCCCCTTGTTGTACTTCAAAATTAATATCCCTTAAAGCCCAAACATAATCAGAACTTCCCTTACTGGTCCTGTCATTGGTTTCTCCAATTTTCAGATACGGATCTTCCTTGCCTCGTACCGTATGCCACCAACGGTTCATATCGTGAGCAAACGATCCCGTTCCAACCGTTCCTAATCGGTACTGTTTACTTAAATTCTCTATTTTTATTGCAGGCTTCATTCTATTCTCTTCTTTTATACCTATACAGTATCCATAAAACTTTTCTGTACCTTATTAAAGGTAATGGTTCCTAAGGCTAATAATAATACCATTATCCCAAAGCTATAGCCTAAGCTCGCCCAACTAAAATTACCTACCCCCAAAAAAGCATAGCGAAAGGTTTCTATAATGGCACTCATAGGGTTGGCCATAATGACAGTTCTCTTGATTCCTTCAATAGCACTAGCAGGATAAATAATTGGCGTAGCATACATGCCCAATTGGATAGCAAATCCCAACAAAAAGGTAAAATCTCGATACTTCGTTGTTAAAGAAGTTATCAACAGCCCCAAACCTAAAGCCAATCCTGCCGTCATAATTATTAGTACAGGAACAAATAAAATCATCGCATTAGGCTGTAAAGGAGCATCGGTAAAGATTAGAAAATAAGAAAATACCCCCAAAAACAAAACAAATTGAACTCCAAAAGTCAATAGTTTAGAAACTATTAAACTTAAAGGTGTGATGATGCGAGGAAAGTATACTTTTCCAAACACTCCTTTGTTAGTTACAAAGGTATTTGACGTGCCCGATAACGCTGTTGCAAAATAGTTCCATAACACAATCCCTGACAGGTAGAATGCGGCTTGAGGCATCCCATCTGTACTCATTTTAGCAATACCTCCAAATACCACCATAAACATAATGGTTGTTAATATTGGCTGAATAAAAAACCATAAAGGTCCAAAAATGGTCTGTTTGTAGACTGCTACAAAATCACGTCGTACAAATAGGGTCAACAAATCTCGGTACCTCCAAACCTCCCTTAAATTTAAATCCAATAATTTGGATTTTGGGTAAATTTCAATCGTCCAGTCTTCCGACTTCTCCATACTTATTATTCTAAAGTTCGTAATCCTTATTTACCAATAGTGTATACCTTGAAACCTACGCCAGATAATTCCTCAACATCCAACAATCGGCGTCCATCAAACACAAATGCGGGCTTCATCATGTTCTCATATACCTTGTCCCATTCGTAAGTTTTAAACTCATCCCACTCTGTCAATACAGCCAAGGCATGAGCTTGGTTCATAGCGTCGTATGGATTATCAACTACTGTTACTCTATTTTTTATTTCTTCGGAAGACAACGTTCCTAAATATTCCAAATCGGAATAGATTTGTTCTTCTGTAACCTTAGGATCATACACCACAATATTGGCTTGCTCTTGAAGTAAATGTTCTGCGACATAAATTGCGGCACTTTCTCGAGTATCATTGGTATCCTTTTTAAAGGCCCACCCCAAAAATGCAATCTTTTTGTCTGCAATTGTGTTATATAAAGTTGTGATGATCTTTTTCGCAAAACGGTACTTTTGGTAGTCATTCATGATGATGACCTGTTCCCAATAATTAGCCACCTCATTTAGACCAAGAGATTTTGAGATGTACACCAAATTTAAAATATCCTTTTGAAAACAAGAGCCACCAAAACCAACAGAAGCTTTCAAAAACTTAGGTCCAATTCTAGAGTCTTTCCCAATAGCTCTAGATACTTCTTCTACGTCTGCTTCGGTAGCTTCGCATAATTCCGAAATGGCGTTAATAGAAGACACACGCTGAGCTAAGAAAGCATTAGCTACCAATTTAGACAATTCAGAAGACCATACATTAGTTGTTAAAATCTGTTCTCTTGGCACCCAACTAGCATAGATATCAACCAAAGCTTGCATTGCTTCCTTACCTTCAGGAGTATCTTCTCCTCCAATCAGGACTCTGTCTGGAGATTGCAAATCTTCAACGGCTGTTCCTTCTGCTAAAAATTCAGGATTGGATAAAATCGAAAATTTATGTCCATTTCCAGTATTTGCCAAAATACTTTTTACTGCTTGAGCTGTTCTTACCGGAAGTGTTGACTTCTCAACAACAATCTTATCGCCTTTGGCTACTCTAGCAATTTGACGTGCACACAATTCCACGTATTTTAAATCGGCGGCCATTCCTTTTCCTTCACCATAAGTCTTGGTTGGGGTGTTTACAGAAATGAACACCATTTCAGCTTCTTCAATAGCCTTATCTACTTCAGTAGAAAAAAAGAGATTTCTTCCTCTTGCCTCTTCTACTACTTTATCCAAACCAGGTTCATACACTGGTAATTTTGACAAATCCTCGTCATTCCAAGCTGCAATCCTAGCGTTATTAAGATCTACAACCGTTACTTTTACATTAGGATTTTTTTGGGCAATTACAGCCATGGTAGGACCACCAACATAACCAGCCCCAATACAGCATATATTTTTTATTGTCATTACTTTAATTTGAAAGTTTTACTTGCTTTATATCTTCTATATGTTCTAAAAACCATTGATAGGTCTCTGCTATCCCCTCTTTCAAAGGAATAGAGGCTTGCCAACCTTGTTGGTTCAATTTAGACACATCCAATAATTTTCTAGGTGTTCCATTAGGTTTGGTCGTATCCCAAATAATTTCCCCTTGATGCCCCACTATTCCCTGAATAGTCAGCGCCAATTCTTTAATTGTGATATCCGTCCCTGTACCAACATTATATAAATGTTCTGAAAGTTCATTCTCTATGGCAAACACTACAGACTTCGCCATATCGTCCACATGCAAAAATTCACGCATTGGCTCTCCACTCCCCCACAAAGTAACATCTGCATTATCATTTAATTTGGCCTCATGAAACTTTCTAATCATGGCTGGTAGCACATGGGAGGTTTTTAAATCGAAATTATCATTTGAGCCATACAAATTTGTAGGCATCAAGCTAACAAAATCCTTATTGTATTGTTTTCTGATCGCCTCACATGCCTTTACACCTGCTATTTTAGCGATAGCATACCACTCGTTTGTCGGCTCCAAACTATCCGTTAAAAGATATTCCTCCTTTAAAGGTAGAGGCGCCAGCTTTGGATAAATACAAGAACTTCCTAAAAACACAAATTTAGCGACATTATGTTTATGCGCTGCATCGATAAGATTGTTCTGAATCTGCAAGTTCTCCATTAAAAATTGGTAAGGGTAGTCATTATTTGCCAAAATCCCCCCCACTCGTGCAGCGGCATC
Coding sequences within it:
- a CDS encoding ABC transporter ATP-binding protein, with amino-acid sequence MKPAIKIENLSKQYRLGTVGTGSFAHDMNRWWHTVRGKEDPYLKIGETNDRTSKGSSDYVWALRDINFEVQQGEVLGIIGKNGAGKSTLLKLLSRVTAPTTGSIKARGRIASLLEVGTGFHPELTGRENVFLNGAIMGMTKQEIASKFDEIVDFAGCERYIDTPVKRYSSGMYVRLAFAVAAHLEPEILIVDEVLAVGDAEFQKKAIGKMQDVSKQGGRTVLFVSHNMASIQNLCSKVVILENGMTVFEGDTEKGIQKYLQQRISNSNVKILDRTDRIGSGFLKFSDVKIKNNGLSDLNLQAGCCAQFDIYFKIQGPIENVIFRLMVIDNEDNLRFVCNNFHSSEPISRIEQSGCVNLLIDNLPLPEGTYYYHLQALINRRVADEIEFAGEFDVEAGDYFKTGKIPGLKGGVYVNHSWKY
- a CDS encoding ABC transporter permease: MEKSEDWTIEIYPKSKLLDLNLREVWRYRDLLTLFVRRDFVAVYKQTIFGPLWFFIQPILTTIMFMVVFGGIAKMSTDGMPQAAFYLSGIVLWNYFATALSGTSNTFVTNKGVFGKVYFPRIITPLSLIVSKLLTFGVQFVLFLGVFSYFLIFTDAPLQPNAMILFVPVLIIMTAGLALGLGLLITSLTTKYRDFTFLLGFAIQLGMYATPIIYPASAIEGIKRTVIMANPMSAIIETFRYAFLGVGNFSWASLGYSFGIMVLLLALGTITFNKVQKSFMDTV
- a CDS encoding UDP-glucose 6-dehydrogenase; the protein is MTIKNICCIGAGYVGGPTMAVIAQKNPNVKVTVVDLNNARIAAWNDEDLSKLPVYEPGLDKVVEEARGRNLFFSTEVDKAIEEAEMVFISVNTPTKTYGEGKGMAADLKYVELCARQIARVAKGDKIVVEKSTLPVRTAQAVKSILANTGNGHKFSILSNPEFLAEGTAVEDLQSPDRVLIGGEDTPEGKEAMQALVDIYASWVPREQILTTNVWSSELSKLVANAFLAQRVSSINAISELCEATEADVEEVSRAIGKDSRIGPKFLKASVGFGGSCFQKDILNLVYISKSLGLNEVANYWEQVIIMNDYQKYRFAKKIITTLYNTIADKKIAFLGWAFKKDTNDTRESAAIYVAEHLLQEQANIVVYDPKVTEEQIYSDLEYLGTLSSEEIKNRVTVVDNPYDAMNQAHALAVLTEWDEFKTYEWDKVYENMMKPAFVFDGRRLLDVEELSGVGFKVYTIGK
- a CDS encoding GDP-L-fucose synthase, which produces MDTSSKIYIAGHKGMVGSAVWRALENKGYTNLLGKSSKELDLRNQDEVMRFITEERPNVIVDAAARVGGILANNDYPYQFLMENLQIQNNLIDAAHKHNVAKFVFLGSSCIYPKLAPLPLKEEYLLTDSLEPTNEWYAIAKIAGVKACEAIRKQYNKDFVSLMPTNLYGSNDNFDLKTSHVLPAMIRKFHEAKLNDNADVTLWGSGEPMREFLHVDDMAKSVVFAIENELSEHLYNVGTGTDITIKELALTIQGIVGHQGEIIWDTTKPNGTPRKLLDVSKLNQQGWQASIPLKEGIAETYQWFLEHIEDIKQVKLSN